The DNA sequence GGTCACGCACGACACCGAGGTGCTGCAGTACTGCGACTCCGTCTACGAGATGATGGACGGCGCACTGAGCAGGGTTTGACCGCCGGGAGGGTGTGTGCCGAGGATTCAGGCCGCTACGGTCGCCGAGCACCGCTCGTTGCAGCACCGCGCTCTGCTGGACGCTGCCCGTGACATCCTGGCCTCGGGCGCGCCCGAGACGCCGAGCCTGTCCGCTGTCGCGCAGCGGGCGGGCTTGGCGCGTTCGAGCGTCTACCAGTACTTCAGATCACGCGAAGACCTGCTCGAAGCGGTCATCGCCGACATGTTCCCCCGCTGGGCGAGCTTCGTCGCCCAGCGCATGAACAGTGCGGCGACCGCGGCTGAGCAGGTCCTGGCATACGCCGACGCCAACCTGGAGTTGGTCGCCCAGGGCGAGCACGCCGTCATGCGCGGCCTGGCCATGGCGGCGCCCGGAGCCGCCCTGGCCGAGTCGAGCAGGGTGCTGCATGATCAGTTGCGCGTGCCGCTCGTCGACGCGCTCGCCCGGTCGGGAGCGACGCAGGCACCGCACATGGCTGAGCTGATCCAGGCAGTGGTGCGGACCGGATCCCAGATGATCGAGAACGGAGTCCCGCCGGACGGCGTTCGAGGTCTCGTCAAGGAGATGCTCGAGCCGTACCTGCACGGCGTGGGCGGGCTCCAGTCCGGGAGTTAGCTTCTGCCCCGGTTGTGCGCGCAGCGTCTGGCGGCTGCTTCGCCACCGCCGCGATACCGGCCACGGTGGCGAAGCAGCCTGTCACGGCGCCCTTCGCGTCAGGTGCGCAGGCTCCATCGCTGATTCGTGCCGCCGTGGCAGCTCCACAGCTGGATCTTCGTCCCGTTGGCGGTGGCGGCGCCTGCCGCGTCTGCGCAGAGCCCCGACTGGACCCCGGTGATGGTGCCGTCGGCGTTGAGATTCCACTGCTGGTTCGCCTGGCCGTTGCAGTCCCAGATGATCACCTGGGTCCCGTTGGTCGTGCCGT is a window from the Catellatospora sp. TT07R-123 genome containing:
- a CDS encoding TetR/AcrR family transcriptional regulator translates to MPRIQAATVAEHRSLQHRALLDAARDILASGAPETPSLSAVAQRAGLARSSVYQYFRSREDLLEAVIADMFPRWASFVAQRMNSAATAAEQVLAYADANLELVAQGEHAVMRGLAMAAPGAALAESSRVLHDQLRVPLVDALARSGATQAPHMAELIQAVVRTGSQMIENGVPPDGVRGLVKEMLEPYLHGVGGLQSGS